The following are from one region of the Magallana gigas chromosome 4, xbMagGiga1.1, whole genome shotgun sequence genome:
- the LOC136275082 gene encoding uncharacterized protein, translating to MKFLPRKYREGQTDWFAKRGINWHISVVYLKGKHDTEIFTCVHILEGPFSQDSSVTAAILVDTVASVHGISKVNFWTDNAGCYKSSLTFSILYQELGSRLHSFNFCEAQAGKGVCDRKASHLKCSMKRYINEGHDVTCATDMKRAIDSQQHGQYLVKVVSPTVVLDGDKPIRSIPSITKFHNFEFHAHGLTVWKAFEIGTGKQYPWDFLIQGKINTTPLRVLFDADLVAPADVVESDTDSDNDETDEDVPDVVLKQKKVFVCPKERCMSSFRTSSNLDAHLIVGCKNDHAALRSMPDRCKLKYCSKLSSGAFSSANSQLISTEVEVDDYTPPLKEMGWALKVHKPKTRFTEDQKQFLLDKFNAGKVTGRKEDPLKVAEEMRTEQRNGQNRFRKSEFLTSQQISSFFSRIALKEKKMDRDDALAATEEDRLFLFKNEILNDLS from the exons ATGAAATTTCTTCCCAGGAAGTACAGAGAAGGCCAGACAGATTGGTTTGCCAAAAGAGGCATCAACTGGCACATCAGTGTGGTTTACTTGAAGGGAAAACATGACacagaaatatttacatgtgttCATATTCTTGAAGGTCCTTTTTCCCAAGATTCTTCAGTCACTGCAGCTATCCTAGTTGATACTGTTGCAAGTGTCCATGGAATTTCAAAAGTAAACTTTTGGACAGACAACGCAGGATGCTACAAGAGCTCCCTCACTTTTTCAATACTTTATCAAGAGCTCGGGAGTCGTCTTCACTCGTTCAACTTCTGTGAAGCTCAGGCCGGTAAAGGAGTGTGTGACAGAAAGGCATCGCATTTGAAATGTTCCATGAAGCGCTACATCAATGAGGGACATGATGTTACTTGTGCTACAGATATGAAAAGA GCTATAGATTCACAGCAACATGGACAGTACTTAGTGAAGGTTGTTAGCCCTACTGTGGTACTTGACGGAGACAAGCCCATCCGAAGTATTCCATCCATCacaaaatttcacaattttgagtTTCATGCCCATGGCCTCACTGTTTGGAAAGCTTTCGAGATTGGGACAG GAAAACAGTATCCTTGGGATTTTCTCATCCAAGGTAAAATTAACACAACCCCTCTTAGAGTTTTGTTTGATGCCGATCTTGTGGCCCCAGCAGATGTGGTGGAATCAGACACAGATTCTGATAATG ATGAAACAGACGAAGATGTACCAGACGTTGTACTTAAACAAAAGAAAGTGTTTGTTTGCCCAAAAGAAAGATGTATGAGCTCCTTCAGGACTTCGTCAAATCTTGATGCCCATCTTATTGTTGGTTGCAAAAATGATCATGCTGCATTGCGTTCCATGCCAGATAGGTGCAAGCTGAAGTATTGTTCAAAACTGAGCTCTGGAGCTTTCTCATCAGCTAATAGTCAATTAATTTCAACAGAAGTAGAGGTTGATGACTATACCCCACCTTTGAAAGAAATGGGATGGGCACTTAAAGTCCATAAACCAAAAACGAGATTTACAGAAGACCAGAAACAGTTTTTATTGGATAAATTCAATGCTGGTAAAGTAACAGGAAGAAAAGAAGATCCATTAAAGGTGGCAGAGGAAATGAGAACAGAACAGAGAAATGGACAGAATCGATTCAGAAAGTCTGAATTCCTAACAAGCCAGCAGATTTCCAGTTTCTTTTCCAGAATTGCACTTAAGGAGAAAAAAATGGACAGAGACGATGCATTGGCAGCGACAGAAGAGGACAGattatttctgtttaaaaatgaaatcttgaATGACCTTTCATAA